The Triticum aestivum cultivar Chinese Spring chromosome 6D, IWGSC CS RefSeq v2.1, whole genome shotgun sequence genomic sequence gttgcgGTTGtggcggaggcggcgccggcgggtaTTCTGGACAtggcggaggcggcgccggcggataCCCTGGACACGGCgggtgcggcggcagcggcggctgcagTCCCGGAGCCCAAGTATCGGGCGGAGGTCCGCAACTAAGTGCCGGATGCGGCAGCGTGCATGCGTAGTATAGACGTACTACCGTTGCTAGTTGCACGCACGTAGTAACTACTCGTATGCATGGTCAATAAGAAGGTACTGCATGTGTATGTATACGTACACATTGCACAGTTATCTTGATCCAATACCAGGACTCCGTTCTGGTCAATGGTGTTCATGTTTACCCCTGTAAGACTTGTCTTTCTTGCTCAATATGCAGGAAACTCTCGTTCATGCAtgttatacactagtagaaaacagggcattggttcggcccttgtaataccattaatcccggttcgctcacgaaccgggaccaaaggaggcaactgtcccggttcgtgagcccagggggccggccgggtcacgtgggccactggtcccggttcgtctgtatcttttggtcccggttccacgcacgaaccgggaccaatgcgcctcgcccctggcccatgaccattagtcccggtttgtgccacaaaccgggactaaagggttggtcctcgttgcggtcagagtttagtcccacctcgccaaccgaagggcgctcacaccggtttataagcctatccctctctgccttgttgagctcctctgaaaaaaaAAAAATGCCCTTATAAAGGGAATTTtacctaaattcagagtgaatttttttgaaattcatagaaatttattatgaatttaggttgaattctctctataggcgcatctatgctcatttttttatgttggggttggtgatctttacagacttttggtatgttgaatatgcaccattcaaaatcagtctctgctttgaattgttcattttgaacacacaaaaagtctggagttaaaataagtttaagaaaatgaaatccctttgtaacagatgagttttcgtccgaaaccctgatacttcgaaagagattgtccattttgttcacaaagtgcatccaccttttcccgggaccctctcaactttttagcacatgctatgtgggtgaaatgatgataccacgccaactttcaaccttttcagagttcatttgtagggtttttcaatttcaagttcatttgaaatgcttttcaattttagggtcttatagctcaaaataattagtaaatgcatgaaaaataacaaatgaagtcagaaaggattgaaaaatgatgatgtggctttgaatggtgcattttgaacacacaaaaagtcaggagttcaaataagttttaaaaaatgaaatcctttgtaacagacgagtttccgtatgaaatcctgatactttgaaagagattgtccgttttgtacacgaagtgcatccagtttttgccgtaaccctctcaactttcttgcacatgctatgtggatgaaatgatgataccatgccaactttcaaccttttcagagttcatttgaaatgcttttcaattttagggtcttatagctcaaaataattagtaatgcatgaaaaataacaaatgaagtcagaaaggattgaaaaatgatgatgtggctttgaatggtgcattttgaacacacaaaaagtcaggagttcaaataagttttaaaaaatgaaatccctttgtaacagacgagtttccgtatgaaatcctgatactttgaaagagattgtccgttttgtacacgaagtgcatccagtttttgccgtaaccctctcaactttcttgcacatgctatgtggatgaaatgatgataccatgccaactttcaaccttttcagagttcatttgaaatgcttttcaattttagggtcttatagctcaaaataattagtaaatgcatgaaaaataacaaatgaagtcagaaaggattgaaaaatgatgatgtggctttgaatggtgcattttgaacacacaaaaagtcaggagttcaaataagttttaaaaaatgaaatccctttgtaacagacgagtttccgtatgaaatcctgatactttgaaagagattgtccgttttgtacacgaagtgcatccagtttttgccgtaaccctctcaactttcttgcacatgctatgtggatgaaatgatgataccatgccaactttcaaccttttcagagttcatttgaaatgcttttcaattttagggtcttatagctcaaaataattagtaaatgcatgaaaaatggtgcatgaaaataacaaataaaataaataagtaattagaaacaaaataatataaactttattaaaatatataagtgaagaaaaaataaaataaactttaataaatttatgaaactaaaattaacaaagtattttctgttcaaaacattataagaaacctctagtattattgaaactaaaatcatataaaattgatgcaactaatattatcgaagtattttctgttcaaaatcattaaaagcaaaaagaattttcataaagaactttttttgatagaaactttaatagcaaaaagaattatcataaagtaaaataaataagtaattagaaacaaaataatataaaataaataagttttttcttgtaagtagaaacaaaacaaaattaataaagcaaaaaagaaaacaaaaaacaggcaaacaataaaaaatatgccacctactaggccaccacggcgtgaatacgactagaaacccattgatgggccaggattcaggcccgcagaaggcccagtaagcccatcaggcatagcagtgaatattaggcccgtaagcctgcaatggagaggagctcgagaggggtgtggcagtggggcttataaaccactgcgcgcccctctcaactagcgaggtgggactaaactttcgacgcgggcgcagcagcacaaggcctttggtcccagttggtggcaccaaccgagactaaaggggtgcattggtaccggttcgtggcgccaaccggtaccaatgccacccctttagtcccggttggtgccaccaaccgggaccaaaggccgccgcttcccgccctttgggctgctgaaaagaggccgttggtcccggttggtggcaccaaccgggactaaaggtggcgttggtcccggttggtgcgacgaaccgggaccaaagcctttcctatataagaaacacttggcgaaaattcagaatttcatcgccagttgcccccgacgacgccgacctcctcgacgccaCAAGGCTGCCCCgctgccgtcgcccgtgcccccgagcccacgccgacgccgtccgccacccacgccgtcgccctcTGCCACCCCCGAGCAcgcccggccgcgcccctgcgccacgacccgcccccaccgtcgtcgtcgtcgccggccacgcccctgccccggcccgcgcCCCCCACCGTGGccgtcgccgacgccctcgccgcccccgccgtcgccctcgccggccgcccccgatGTGAGCCGTTGCCGCCACGGCTCTATTCAGTGCTTTTTTCATATAATGTGTATTATTtgtttgttcattgcatttttttcatatatataatgtatatatgtatgtggtagctatatgatgaatggatgtggctatgtatgtatgaatataatgttcatagcatttttttgtttatatatgtttttttcatatatgtattaattttttatttaggttgttagtagatatcgattttaggttagtgcattttaggttagtgtagaggaaaaagtaaaattagTAAGTACTACTTGATTTTAGGTTagcgcttagtagttgaactagttgatttaataaaactactttattttactatatatagaagtagtttatttttagtaagtactactttattttatttatagtaagtgcttagtagttgaactagtttatttaataaaactactttattttactatatgttgaagtagtttgtttttagtaagtactactttattttatttatagtaagtgcttagtagctaGTTGAaccagttgatttaataaaactactttattttactatatatagaagtagtttatttttagcaagaaaattaatagaactagtttatttttttagttaaagcaattattcccgcatcgacgtcgacgatgccaatcccgcatcctcgtcgtcgactcggcggaggaggccggcttgatcagaggggccatgtccgggactgggctccgccggctggttttgggaggtgctaccttccggggggcgtaggttggtgaggagccagcccgtcgttgacccgatccttgtttggtggcggtcgcgtgggccagtgacggtgccgaggcttccggacaccgcggaggtggtacgtcaccgtgtcagcgaggaggaccagcacgtccgtcgctacatggttgcgttggagggcaggttcgacaatacctggcaggttcttcagggatctcactggagctatgatcctgtgatggttccttccctttgggtgtccaccgcccgcgccgatacccgtcgggcgctacggttctagctgtactggcgatatgtatgatagtattcgaggtgtattagtgataatattcgacgatgtacggacgcatggagatgatgtagttttgcttataattgaatgcatcctaatttgaatactactttattttgtgatttgattttgcttattgaatgctcaaattggaaaactactcctactttggaatgctaaaattggagagcactatgcaaggcgtatgcatatgattagttgatagcttatagggtttttgttttcgcagaaatctaggagcccccctccatcatccccgccgtcgtccccgtcaccgaccccctccgacctcgaggtgagaccagccacgaaccggttttagaaagataattaaacgatatttcgggttgactttaagtctattgagtctccaccatatattgagaggacgaagaatcccgactgttgtcgtgggggtagcttctccttcgttcccgtgtgctagacaatttggtgtaatgcactcgggaacgaaaggaaggagctaccatcaccgacggtcgcaaatgtctgagaggaatcagtgtctatatatatatatatatatatatatatatatatatatatatatatatatatatatatatgagaggaccaagaatcccgactattgtcgtggggtcgcttctccttcattcccgtgtgcgaaaggaggagcgaccatcaccaacggtcgaatgtatacaccacgtgagctgagagttttcaagaaaagactcgacaaaccgatagtcaacccgtgatgaataataatgatctaacttagatttttttagtacatatatttaattgtagacgtttaatatttgaattatgaacataggaaatgtcgtattcggacgacgaaagtctcccgggggagtgcgactggtgccacgacgaccgaggtctgtgcgacaggcctcacctggacgaagatggacgcttcagtattaagctagaggagaccttcgatgttgaaacggtacgcaacgacgacaagtgttattttttcgtaattaagcacgacttcaactatttcaacgtgtacttttcatcttttacaattcgactagcttatcccatgccatgcaagacgctacgtcttagagaggatgggttttgaagatcatgaaagtatggaaacaaagaaaattcacctaaggatccatcatgatatagattttgaagtaaatctgtataattctcagagcgtaacccattttggttgcaaaaattgggaagcattttgcaagatgtatggttttgatgagggtatgcttgtcaccatggatcttggtgatcctgacatcgagcaagacaatatggacatttgggtccttgttgatacgcctccaattctaccgctatgtgagtttctcaaacatagttattagctaatttatattgttcatttcaaaatagttttatgacagcttattttgattgttcaaacaatgtgcggaacatggtagacagaacctactacaccgatggctctgagttaacttataaggagaaaactcatctggtcggattttgtactgatcttgaaaattacaatatctattgtaaaactcctccacattatggtcaatacgtgccactagtgcacgtgttgaactacggtaactactatggagataccctggtaagatttcttactattacgacatccgtgcatcttttgcatacttctaaaactagtacatcattgctaactatgaagttattactatgtttttcaacagataatcccagaggattgtgtgcctcatttgatgtatcagaatggtagccttgatgttttgaacatacaaccaggtcatcctacgaatctcaactgtccataccggatttctaaaagaagtggagacatgaaaatcaaagaatggaaaaaatgtatggacagtcgcaaggaggttcttggaagcaaaaggaagcgaagcgcaaaaattggagacaggatgatctccattctccataatggagagtcggggtctatattgttttatgctattttaccttaaagagggtatttaggtcctacctaatactgatgatcatgtgctaagaacaattaagtagggttggttcgatgactatgaggatgatgatcgtatgacttgttattaataacgagtagaagttgtatgatgatgattagtaggacttgttattatgatgatgcatgatgcgggcatgaagagttattatatatcagtgggtgaaatgaacatggattggaatgaagtgaaggcaacaagcatgtggtgcatgtcgaaagtagtactaatccaaacttgatcaagttaggattaatattactttcgacatgcaccacatgttgccttcactttaatctaagccatgtttaggcatagcagtagcgttggtaaatcaagcacggaaataagagaggacagttctctctgttagctagcttacacaccctaaattaccccctaaaccctcccccctttcaaaaaacaaaaaccccagccactgaaatgctgacgtgtggatgccttttggtcccgattggtgtcaccaaccgggaccaaaggccctcctgcctgggctggccgcagcggccacgtggaggcccatctgtcccggttcgtgtaagaaccgggactaaagggctagggcattagtaacgaccctttagtcccggttcaacaaccgggacaaaaggcccttaccaaccgggacagatgaccctttttctactagtgtataacaAAAGGAGCCACTAGATTTCAATCGACTGAAtataatactcccttcgtccgaaaaaaACTTGTCTCTTAAGTAGATGTATTTAatactaacttggtgctagatacatctatttaAGAAACAAATTTGGGACAAATTTTTTCGGACGGAGAGAGTATTATGGTCAGTCACTTTTTTGCGTTTACCCAGCCGCGAGCTGATGCATGCAAGGACACGGAAGGCTGCTCCATATAAAACTGCATATATATACACTCCATCCACGTAAGTATGTCTGTATGTATGCATATGTGGAGGCAAAATGCAACACATCCCATCGATGTTGGGGAAATACACTTTGGTTCCTGGTAGTAATAGTATATACTCCAGAAGGTTCCTATATGGGGAATTTTTTTGTAATAATTAAAGGAAAAGTCAAAATACTCCAGAAGTTGTTTTAGAATAAACTTGATTTACTTTTgcattagtatataaattttcatgaaaaaaaaccaACGTTGAATTCACAGCAGAAAAGACAAAATCTATTTGCTATTATAAGTCACTATTCACCCTATTTTGAACAAAATTTTGCCTTTTTTAAAAGAAGTACATGCATCATAAGCTGACAAAAGTACATGCATCATACAGCACAAGCGTGGCCGCTCATAACTACTGAATAGTGCACGCGGACTTTCTAGCTGGGCTCAGGGCCAGCGGTTCGTGCTGATTCCATGCTTTGTGTGACACCTAGCATGTGAACACCCAGTGGCGGAGCCACGAAAATCATATGAGGATGGCCGAGTGTTCTAATGTCTTGCTGGGAGGACCGGCCTATCAAAATACGTCATTTTATACATCAATTAAGCACTACTAAGATGGATATTAGCCTTAAGTCAAGAATGTtaggggggccagggcccctgctggtccccctgCCTCTGCCACTGTGAACACTAGTTGCCACGGGACTCCCCAGTCGTGTCGACGAAGAAAGTGATGTTGTCGAAGAAGAAGACCGCCTGCCCCGACACGAAGGTTGCGCTGGTACCGATTTGTTCGCTGATCTTGACCACCATCGTATACCGGTGATCGCCTAGCAGGACCTGTAAGGGTCACCAAACGACGGACCTAAATCCGGCAGATCTCGGGGTAGGAGATCATGAGCTAGGCTTCTTGACAAGATGGTAACAAGGACACGAGGTTTACCAAGCTTCAGGCTCTTCGAAGAGATAACACCCTACATCATGCTTGTGTTTATTGATTTGGATTGGAGTACAAAGTATAGATGATCTACCCTTAGATTGTTGTTTGTGTTCTACCAGCCCTACCCCTCAGTTTATATGAATACCGGGGGTCTAGGGTTACAACATCCTAGTCGGCTACGTACAAGGAGATTAAGTCTTCAACGGATCTAGCATCTTGGAGTACACAACTAGTCC encodes the following:
- the LOC123140772 gene encoding glycine-rich cell wall structural protein-like, which produces MASKGLIVVAVLLAAAFLVATAEQTQANKEETHAGVQGGYPGGGGGCGCGGGGAGGYSGHGGGGAGGYPGHGGCGGSGGCSPGAQVSGGGPQLSAGCGSVHA